In Gemmata obscuriglobus, a single genomic region encodes these proteins:
- the msrB gene encoding peptide-methionine (R)-S-oxide reductase MsrB — MGGEKVVKTEAEWRAQLTPEQYRVTREHGTERACTGAYWNTKDNGVYVCVCCDQPLFDSLSKFDSGTGWPSFAEPVADEHVSTRTDRSHFMVRTEILCSRCDAHLGHVFPDGPPPHGLRYCLNSVALKLVPRSEPGQKK, encoded by the coding sequence ATGGGCGGCGAAAAGGTGGTGAAGACGGAAGCGGAGTGGCGGGCGCAACTCACCCCCGAACAGTACCGGGTGACGCGCGAACACGGCACCGAACGCGCCTGCACGGGTGCGTACTGGAACACCAAGGACAACGGCGTCTACGTGTGCGTGTGCTGCGACCAACCGCTGTTCGACTCGCTCAGCAAGTTCGACTCGGGCACCGGCTGGCCCAGCTTCGCGGAACCGGTCGCCGACGAACACGTCAGCACCCGGACGGACCGCAGCCACTTCATGGTGCGCACGGAGATCCTGTGCAGCCGGTGCGACGCGCACCTCGGGCACGTGTTCCCGGACGGGCCGCCCCCGCACGGGCTCCGATATTGCTTAAACTCGGTGGCCCTCAAACTGGTCCCGCGGTCCGAACCGGGACAGAAGAAGTAA
- a CDS encoding FmdB family zinc ribbon protein, with translation MPLYVYEVVLADGTGGERFEVLQKMADAALTAHPETGAAVRRVFAEANTPRAWTDAHGKAAMSDSNLAAKGFTKYVKTDNGTYERTTGTGPKKIQRK, from the coding sequence ATGCCGCTGTACGTGTACGAGGTGGTGCTCGCCGACGGGACCGGCGGCGAGCGGTTCGAGGTGCTTCAGAAGATGGCCGACGCGGCCCTCACCGCGCACCCCGAAACCGGTGCGGCCGTGCGCCGGGTGTTCGCCGAGGCCAACACCCCCCGCGCCTGGACGGACGCCCACGGCAAGGCCGCCATGTCCGACAGCAACCTCGCCGCCAAGGGCTTCACCAAGTACGTGAAGACCGACAACGGCACCTACGAGCGGACGACGGGCACCGGGCCGAAAAAGATCCAGCGCAAGTAA
- the hemL gene encoding glutamate-1-semialdehyde 2,1-aminomutase: MLDLSTVRPASAAAFERAKAVIPGGVNSPARAFGGVGGSPLFISRADGPFLYDLDGNRYLDFIGSWGPMILGHCHPKVVDATIAALKNGSSYGAPCELETQLAELVIEAIPSVEMVRFVSSGTEATMSAIRLARGFTGRDRIVKFAGCYHGHVDSLLVSAGSSALTLGVPNSPGVPAGCTQDTSVLRYNDVAALAELFAAQGDRIAGVILEPVVGNMGLVPPTAEFRAELRRLTRQHGALLIYDEVMTGFRLGYGGAQALLGDAPDLTCFGKIIGGGYPVGAYGGRADVMRKVMPAGPVFQAGTLSGNPVAMAAGIATLTELKTNPPYARLEAQSARIGVGLLEAAKHARVPVQFNRVGSMWTLFFTDTPVTDLDTAKTSDVKRFGRFFWEMMDRGVYLPCSQFEAAFTCGAMTDEHIEQTIAAAGESLKALK; encoded by the coding sequence ATGCTCGACCTCTCGACCGTCCGCCCCGCGAGCGCCGCGGCCTTCGAACGCGCCAAAGCCGTGATCCCCGGTGGCGTCAACAGTCCGGCCCGTGCGTTCGGCGGCGTGGGCGGCAGCCCGCTTTTCATTTCCCGTGCCGACGGGCCGTTCCTCTACGACCTCGACGGCAACCGCTACCTCGACTTCATCGGCTCGTGGGGGCCGATGATCCTCGGCCACTGTCACCCGAAAGTCGTTGACGCGACCATCGCCGCGCTGAAGAACGGGTCGAGCTACGGCGCACCGTGCGAACTCGAAACGCAGCTCGCGGAACTCGTGATCGAAGCGATCCCGTCGGTCGAAATGGTGCGCTTCGTGTCCAGCGGCACCGAGGCGACGATGAGCGCCATCCGGTTGGCCCGCGGGTTCACCGGGCGCGACCGGATCGTCAAGTTCGCCGGGTGCTACCACGGGCACGTCGATTCGCTGCTCGTGTCGGCCGGTTCCAGCGCGCTGACCCTCGGGGTGCCGAACAGTCCCGGTGTGCCTGCGGGCTGCACCCAGGATACGAGCGTGCTGCGCTACAACGACGTGGCCGCGCTGGCGGAACTGTTCGCCGCGCAGGGGGACCGGATCGCGGGCGTGATTTTGGAACCGGTGGTGGGGAACATGGGGCTCGTGCCGCCCACGGCGGAGTTCCGCGCGGAACTCCGCCGGCTCACCCGGCAGCACGGCGCACTGCTCATCTACGACGAGGTGATGACCGGCTTCCGGCTCGGCTACGGCGGCGCGCAGGCACTGCTCGGCGACGCCCCGGACCTGACGTGCTTCGGGAAGATCATCGGCGGCGGTTACCCCGTCGGTGCGTACGGCGGGCGCGCGGACGTGATGCGGAAGGTGATGCCCGCGGGGCCGGTGTTCCAGGCGGGCACGCTTTCGGGCAACCCGGTCGCGATGGCGGCCGGCATCGCGACCCTGACCGAGTTGAAGACGAACCCGCCGTACGCGCGGCTCGAAGCCCAAAGTGCCCGGATCGGCGTCGGGCTCCTCGAAGCGGCCAAGCACGCGCGGGTGCCGGTTCAGTTCAACCGCGTCGGGAGCATGTGGACGCTGTTCTTCACCGACACACCGGTGACCGACCTCGACACGGCCAAGACCTCGGACGTGAAGCGGTTCGGGCGCTTCTTCTGGGAGATGATGGACCGCGGCGTGTACCTGCCGTGCAGCCAGTTCGAGGCCGCGTTCACCTGCGGCGCCATGACCGACGAACACATCGAGCAGACGATCGCGGCGGCCGGCGAGAGCCTGAAGGCGCTGAAGTAG
- a CDS encoding serine/threonine protein kinase — protein sequence MLVGQQIGPFEVEKELGSGAMGTVYKAKFHRSEEKIVPVALKVVALGLLGNEGAMARFEREANILKQLKHPHIVRLIAHGKINKSNPYIAMEFIDGEALDRILSRRGKLGWEEVVAYGKQLSEALQYAHDKGIIHRDLKPSNLMITRDGTLKLTDFGIAKDTDVTALTGANSTIGTAAYMSPEQCRGDRNLSNKSDLYSLGIVFFELLTGRKPFVAETTVEMFLKHVNEKSPRIGKLVNELPPKFESLILQLLEKDKESRPVDAAWVARMLTEIEEDAFARKSAGLSVAQARTAVPVNQSGDRMDATDKAAARALRGKRKKKKKAVPLPEQKWVHAVGLGLVLLVLGLGAYAALRPASPEKLFAAIEKTSEPAERAEAASRFLDAHGAQGGELADRAAAIFRSATVRDRERQLTNRNESRALRKPADGDDPEAFEHAMLAIDAEKDGDLPRAEGLWGKVKARFPEEAKLPYTADKQVLAKARWGWVADKRVADIRAAEGELRKLHEKLKNSQLYDQPMKFDPASPESLALRALRLQRIPDPEKAARTTDALVTMTEKEAESRAWYLIGCQLRLGRPAPPPDPVKVRVDNINAWLDATERTVRQIASDPDSADRAVHERVVRTRCREITELYDDDSQQPVKDAVRRATQVLESIPKRS from the coding sequence ATGCTGGTCGGTCAGCAGATCGGGCCGTTCGAGGTCGAGAAAGAACTCGGCAGCGGTGCGATGGGAACCGTCTACAAGGCGAAGTTCCACCGCAGCGAGGAGAAGATCGTCCCGGTGGCGCTCAAGGTGGTCGCCCTCGGCCTCCTCGGCAACGAGGGCGCGATGGCCCGCTTCGAGCGCGAGGCCAACATCCTCAAACAGCTCAAACACCCCCACATCGTCCGCCTCATCGCGCACGGGAAGATCAACAAGTCGAACCCGTACATCGCGATGGAGTTCATCGACGGGGAGGCCCTCGACCGCATCCTGTCGCGCCGCGGCAAGCTCGGGTGGGAAGAGGTCGTGGCGTACGGCAAGCAGCTCAGCGAGGCCCTCCAGTACGCCCACGACAAGGGCATCATCCACCGCGACCTGAAGCCGTCCAACCTGATGATCACGCGGGACGGCACGCTGAAGCTCACCGACTTCGGGATCGCCAAGGACACCGACGTGACCGCCCTCACCGGCGCGAACAGCACGATCGGCACCGCCGCGTACATGTCCCCGGAGCAGTGCCGGGGGGACCGCAACCTCAGCAACAAGTCGGACCTGTACTCGCTCGGCATCGTGTTCTTCGAGCTGCTCACCGGGCGCAAGCCGTTCGTAGCAGAAACCACGGTCGAGATGTTCCTGAAGCACGTCAACGAGAAGTCGCCGCGGATCGGGAAGCTGGTGAACGAACTGCCGCCGAAGTTCGAGTCGCTCATTCTGCAACTGCTGGAGAAAGATAAGGAGAGCCGCCCGGTGGACGCGGCGTGGGTGGCGCGGATGCTGACGGAGATCGAAGAGGACGCGTTCGCGCGCAAGAGCGCCGGGCTGTCGGTGGCGCAGGCACGCACCGCCGTGCCGGTGAACCAGTCCGGGGACCGGATGGACGCGACCGATAAGGCCGCCGCCCGCGCGCTCCGTGGTAAGCGCAAGAAGAAAAAGAAGGCCGTCCCGCTGCCTGAGCAGAAATGGGTGCACGCGGTCGGCCTGGGGCTGGTGCTGCTCGTCCTCGGGCTCGGGGCGTACGCGGCCCTGCGGCCGGCGTCGCCGGAGAAGCTGTTCGCGGCGATCGAGAAGACGAGCGAGCCGGCGGAGCGGGCCGAGGCGGCCTCGCGGTTCCTCGACGCGCACGGCGCACAGGGCGGCGAACTGGCGGACCGGGCCGCGGCGATCTTCCGCAGCGCTACCGTCCGCGACCGCGAGCGCCAACTGACGAACCGGAACGAGTCGCGTGCCCTCCGGAAACCGGCCGACGGTGACGACCCAGAGGCGTTCGAGCACGCCATGCTCGCCATCGACGCCGAGAAGGACGGTGACCTCCCGCGCGCCGAAGGGCTGTGGGGCAAGGTGAAGGCGCGGTTCCCGGAAGAGGCGAAGCTGCCGTACACGGCCGACAAACAGGTGCTGGCCAAGGCCCGCTGGGGCTGGGTCGCGGACAAGCGGGTCGCGGACATCCGGGCCGCCGAGGGGGAGTTGCGCAAGCTGCACGAGAAGCTCAAGAACAGCCAGCTCTACGACCAGCCGATGAAGTTCGACCCGGCCAGCCCGGAGTCGCTCGCGCTGCGGGCGCTGCGGCTCCAGCGCATCCCGGACCCGGAGAAGGCGGCGCGGACCACCGACGCCTTGGTCACCATGACCGAGAAGGAAGCCGAGAGCCGGGCCTGGTACCTCATCGGGTGCCAGTTGCGGCTCGGCCGACCGGCGCCGCCTCCGGATCCGGTCAAGGTGCGGGTCGACAACATCAACGCGTGGCTGGACGCGACCGAACGCACCGTTCGGCAGATCGCGTCCGATCCAGACAGCGCCGACCGCGCGGTACACGAGCGCGTCGTGCGCACCCGGTGCCGCGAGATCACTGAGCTGTACGACGACGACTCGCAGCAGCCGGTCAAGGACGCCGTTCGGCGCGCCACACAAGTTCTGGAATCGATACCGAAACGGTCCTGA
- a CDS encoding TIGR03067 domain-containing protein: MFVTVAAVVLLAPAEPPKAEAKELSPAAKKEVEKLQGKWKLIKGARAGKEYEHTEGDPELVVEFKGRTWVLNGVEKAEIVALDPSTDPKCLDLKSQEKARGDNVVDEAIFRLDGDALIVCLYQGSGKSRPSSFDIPKDKDTILVVLKRVPADPKK, encoded by the coding sequence ATGTTCGTCACCGTCGCCGCCGTCGTACTGCTCGCCCCCGCCGAGCCGCCAAAAGCCGAGGCAAAAGAGTTATCCCCGGCGGCAAAGAAGGAAGTGGAGAAGCTCCAGGGCAAGTGGAAGCTGATCAAAGGCGCCCGCGCCGGCAAAGAGTACGAGCACACCGAAGGCGACCCGGAACTGGTCGTCGAATTCAAGGGGCGAACATGGGTGCTTAACGGGGTCGAGAAGGCCGAAATCGTCGCCCTCGATCCGTCCACCGATCCGAAGTGCCTGGACCTCAAGAGCCAAGAAAAGGCCCGCGGCGACAACGTCGTTGACGAGGCCATTTTCAGGCTCGACGGCGACGCCCTCATCGTCTGCCTGTACCAGGGGTCGGGCAAAAGCCGCCCCTCCTCGTTCGACATCCCCAAGGACAAGGACACGATCCTGGTCGTGCTGAAGCGCGTCCCGGCCGACCCGAAAAAGTGA
- a CDS encoding tetratricopeptide repeat protein: MLPGLPGAVQGACTGPLIALPSPRADGGARAYNWAVVVRHELTHAFNLLQTEHRAPVWLTEGLAVRAENTKRFGQVAPLLRDRLAAGTVFDLDTISRAYKRFNQPADVMLAYYQGLLYVEWIAKSHGERGVAKLLDAFKTGAGTDAALKTALGVERPVFEAGYRKFLGEVVRETAPRRTDPPMTFAELEAAHKKAPGDPDLAARLAGEYLRRDRANDAKALVEAVRAKEKGHPGAAVVLARILKRGKDDAGARAVLEDAAGTHPGDSRVLLELGKLHFEQKDYDRAAARYEQGRTAAPGEADWLDQLARVYDVAKKPDQLAAVLAEQTVVNPDDIQLCLRLAKLHANANRPVDAERFALRALHIDVLSADAKQLLFAALESQKKIQELDALRKRYQ, translated from the coding sequence ATGCTACCCGGCCTGCCCGGGGCGGTGCAGGGGGCGTGTACCGGCCCGCTCATCGCGCTCCCGTCCCCGCGGGCCGACGGTGGGGCGCGGGCCTACAACTGGGCCGTCGTCGTCCGGCACGAACTGACCCACGCCTTCAACCTCCTTCAAACCGAGCACCGCGCGCCGGTGTGGCTCACGGAGGGGCTGGCCGTTCGCGCCGAGAACACCAAACGGTTCGGCCAGGTGGCGCCGCTGCTGCGCGACCGGTTGGCCGCGGGCACCGTCTTCGATCTCGACACCATTTCCCGCGCGTACAAGCGGTTCAACCAGCCCGCGGACGTGATGCTCGCGTACTACCAGGGGCTGCTGTACGTCGAGTGGATCGCGAAGTCGCACGGCGAACGTGGCGTCGCGAAACTGCTCGACGCTTTCAAGACCGGGGCGGGCACCGACGCCGCGCTCAAGACCGCGCTGGGCGTCGAGCGGCCCGTGTTCGAGGCCGGCTACCGCAAGTTCCTGGGCGAGGTTGTGCGCGAGACCGCCCCGCGGCGCACGGACCCCCCGATGACGTTCGCCGAACTCGAGGCGGCGCACAAGAAGGCGCCCGGAGACCCCGATCTCGCGGCTCGGCTGGCCGGCGAGTACCTGCGCCGCGACCGCGCCAACGATGCGAAAGCGCTCGTCGAGGCCGTCCGGGCGAAAGAGAAGGGGCACCCCGGCGCGGCCGTTGTGCTGGCACGCATTCTGAAACGTGGGAAGGACGATGCCGGCGCGCGGGCGGTGCTTGAAGACGCGGCCGGAACGCACCCGGGCGACTCGCGTGTGCTGCTCGAACTCGGGAAGCTGCACTTCGAGCAGAAGGACTACGACCGCGCCGCGGCCCGCTACGAACAGGGGCGCACGGCCGCGCCGGGTGAGGCGGACTGGCTCGACCAGCTCGCGCGCGTCTACGACGTTGCCAAAAAGCCCGACCAACTCGCCGCGGTGTTGGCGGAGCAGACGGTGGTGAACCCGGACGACATCCAGTTGTGCTTACGCCTCGCGAAGCTCCACGCCAACGCCAACCGCCCGGTCGATGCGGAGCGGTTCGCCCTTCGGGCGCTGCACATTGATGTACTCAGCGCCGACGCGAAGCAACTGCTGTTCGCCGCGCTCGAATCGCAAAAGAAGATTCAAGAACTGGACGCGCTGCGGAAGCGGTATCAGTAA
- a CDS encoding transposase, which produces MRPKRQSIRATPAHATRHLRPVLTDWLGRAVQLPKRRRTCTPEVVWRVVLFAAAFARSVAAACAAIADAPSGQAIWDCLYLTLPKRRRTLERRLRPALHAPLGKRKRAARVAIDYHRIGYFGTPNRDTTRSKGAGGTHTFHTYATACLVGGPDRYTLGLTAVGEKEPMTAVLTRLLDQVTAARVTVRVALLDKAFFSIAVMRLLQARGVPFVIPAVVRGRKPRPGVKGVGLRAVRRRGAGRYAYTHADRGTSVRVHVVIAHKSYRYRRTGGRRSKKLLYAAWRVSGSPVAIRDLYRTRFGIESSYRQLGQVRPRTSTTDGVVRLLWVAVGLILRNAWLWSRSARGLGWTLAAVCLILLADGLAPTDGENKSITTARSANKTKPPT; this is translated from the coding sequence ATGCGACCCAAACGTCAGTCTATCCGAGCCACCCCGGCCCACGCCACCCGGCACCTCCGTCCGGTCCTGACCGACTGGCTCGGCCGTGCGGTCCAACTGCCCAAGCGTCGCCGCACCTGTACACCCGAGGTGGTGTGGCGGGTGGTGCTGTTCGCCGCGGCGTTCGCCCGCTCGGTGGCCGCGGCCTGTGCCGCGATCGCCGACGCCCCGTCCGGGCAGGCCATCTGGGATTGCTTGTACCTCACGCTGCCCAAGCGGCGCCGCACCCTCGAGCGGCGGTTGCGGCCGGCCCTCCACGCCCCGCTCGGCAAGCGGAAGCGGGCGGCTCGGGTCGCGATCGACTACCACCGGATCGGGTACTTCGGGACGCCGAACCGGGACACCACCCGGTCCAAGGGGGCCGGCGGCACCCACACGTTCCACACGTACGCCACCGCGTGCCTCGTCGGGGGACCGGACCGGTACACGCTCGGGTTGACGGCCGTGGGCGAGAAGGAGCCGATGACCGCGGTGCTCACCCGGCTGTTGGATCAGGTGACGGCGGCACGGGTTACGGTCCGGGTCGCGCTGCTGGACAAGGCGTTCTTCTCGATCGCGGTGATGCGGTTGCTCCAGGCGCGGGGTGTGCCGTTCGTGATCCCGGCCGTGGTCCGGGGCCGCAAGCCCCGGCCCGGGGTGAAGGGGGTCGGGTTGCGGGCCGTGCGGCGGCGGGGCGCGGGTCGATATGCGTACACCCACGCGGATCGGGGCACCTCGGTGCGGGTGCACGTGGTGATCGCTCACAAGAGCTACCGGTACCGGCGGACCGGGGGCCGGCGGAGCAAGAAGTTACTGTACGCGGCGTGGCGGGTGAGCGGGAGCCCGGTGGCGATTCGGGACCTGTACCGGACCCGATTCGGGATCGAGAGCAGCTACCGCCAGTTGGGGCAGGTTCGGCCCCGGACCTCGACCACCGATGGGGTCGTGCGACTCCTGTGGGTGGCCGTCGGGCTGATCCTGCGTAACGCCTGGTTGTGGTCCCGCTCAGCCCGCGGCCTCGGGTGGACACTGGCGGCGGTATGCCTGATACTGTTGGCCGATGGGCTGGCACCTACAGATGGCGAAAATAAGTCCATTACTACTGCACGATCGGCCAACAAAACCAAGCCGCCAACTTGA
- a CDS encoding sugar phosphate isomerase/epimerase family protein — translation MRSFSRRDFLAASAAATGAALLPRLAAAAEPADLFKISLAQWSLHRAFRAKGGDKLDPLKFAEISAKQYGITAIEYVNQFYADKKKDGAYLTDLKKVADDNKVTSVLIMCDGEGNLGNPDEKGRLQAVENHKRWAEWAKFLGCHSIRVNAASDWKKGFAETQKLAADGLRKLAEFTDTLGINTIVENHGGLSSHGGWLAGVMKLVDHKRCGTLPDFGNFNIGKIEGVKETAYDRYKGVDELMPFAKGVSAKSHDFDDKGNETHTDYRKMLEIVLKKHKYSGFVGIEYEGGKLSEADGIKATKKLLETVRAELAKG, via the coding sequence ATGCGTTCGTTCTCGCGTCGCGACTTCCTCGCCGCGTCCGCCGCCGCCACCGGCGCCGCACTCCTGCCCCGGCTCGCCGCCGCCGCCGAGCCCGCCGACCTGTTCAAGATCTCGCTCGCGCAGTGGTCGCTGCACCGCGCGTTCCGCGCGAAGGGCGGCGACAAGCTCGACCCGCTCAAGTTCGCCGAGATCAGCGCGAAGCAGTACGGCATCACCGCGATCGAGTACGTCAACCAGTTCTACGCGGACAAGAAGAAGGACGGCGCGTACCTCACCGACCTCAAGAAGGTCGCGGACGACAACAAGGTGACCAGCGTCCTCATCATGTGCGACGGCGAGGGCAACCTGGGCAACCCGGACGAGAAGGGCCGGCTCCAGGCGGTCGAGAACCACAAGCGGTGGGCCGAGTGGGCCAAGTTCCTCGGGTGCCACAGCATCCGCGTGAACGCCGCCAGCGACTGGAAGAAGGGGTTCGCCGAGACCCAGAAGCTCGCCGCCGACGGGCTGCGGAAGCTGGCCGAGTTCACCGACACGCTGGGCATCAACACCATCGTGGAGAACCACGGCGGGTTGTCCAGCCACGGCGGGTGGCTGGCCGGGGTGATGAAGCTGGTGGACCACAAGCGGTGCGGCACCCTGCCCGACTTCGGCAACTTCAACATCGGCAAGATCGAAGGCGTGAAGGAGACCGCCTACGACCGGTACAAGGGCGTGGACGAACTGATGCCGTTCGCGAAGGGCGTGTCGGCCAAGTCGCACGACTTCGACGACAAGGGCAACGAGACCCACACCGACTACCGCAAAATGCTCGAGATCGTGCTGAAGAAGCACAAGTACAGCGGCTTCGTCGGGATCGAGTACGAGGGCGGCAAGCTGAGCGAGGCCGACGGCATCAAGGCCACCAAGAAGCTGCTCGAAACCGTTCGCGCCGAGCTAGCGAAGGGGTAG